From a single Bacillus sp. NEB1478 genomic region:
- the selB gene encoding selenocysteine-specific translation elongation factor has translation MTINNYTIGMAGHIDHGKTTLTKALSGIDTDTLKEEKARKITIEPGFAPFKLTDDLHTSIVDVPGHEKLIRQMIAGVAGIDLVLLVIAADEGVMPQTKEHFEILSFLNIQNGIIVVTKSDLIDEEIRLLVEDDIIELTTDSAFEHLPVYFVDSISMNGIDDLKDAIAKKLRSTKTRSANGTFRMPLDHIFTVKGQGTVVRGTIFEGEVKEGEELEIQPGGEKVKIRKLQVHKTKVVSAIAGQRTAINISGGAKSEWKRGHVLLTPNSCSVSNTIDLVLTTGKGWAGKLKQRSLIKFYTGTAELMGKLILFDRNELEPSTEQVFCQVRLDELIVTKRGDPFIIRRPSPEETIGGGEVIDPNGEKYKFGVETSKMLKEKFEGTPQERILQTLQKEGSLNKQELKKLAGISAEIDNVLNESVKNQRIICINGFYMSFLTFNSLEEELRLKLEAYHRAHSLRPGVPKAEMVQSLNPHLHQKAIQGFIEMMIDQGMIKISDQFMHLPDFTPYYPSKWEKRMIQVTGILEEMGIEPKDLLSIYRSQQLPEELYSDFKYFLLKNDRAHILYDDVLIGSKALARTVAILKENTDLQFTVQDAKNALHLSRKFLIPVLECMDSKGYTVRDEALRKWV, from the coding sequence ATGACAATTAACAATTATACGATCGGAATGGCAGGACATATCGATCACGGGAAGACAACTCTGACAAAAGCCTTGAGTGGTATTGATACAGATACCTTAAAAGAAGAGAAAGCCCGCAAAATTACGATTGAACCGGGTTTTGCGCCGTTTAAGCTGACAGATGACCTGCATACTTCGATTGTTGATGTGCCCGGGCATGAAAAATTAATCAGACAAATGATTGCCGGCGTAGCTGGTATTGATCTTGTATTACTTGTTATCGCAGCAGATGAAGGGGTAATGCCCCAAACTAAAGAACACTTTGAAATTTTATCTTTTCTGAACATACAAAACGGAATAATCGTCGTCACTAAATCTGATTTAATCGATGAGGAAATAAGACTTCTAGTGGAAGACGATATTATTGAATTGACAACAGATTCCGCTTTTGAACATCTGCCGGTTTATTTTGTAGACAGTATTTCAATGAATGGGATTGATGATTTAAAAGATGCTATAGCTAAAAAGCTAAGAAGTACTAAAACAAGATCTGCCAATGGAACGTTCCGTATGCCACTGGATCATATTTTTACAGTGAAAGGCCAGGGAACAGTTGTAAGAGGAACGATATTTGAAGGAGAAGTTAAAGAAGGCGAAGAGCTCGAAATCCAACCTGGAGGCGAAAAGGTCAAAATACGAAAACTCCAGGTTCACAAAACAAAAGTAGTTTCAGCGATAGCTGGACAAAGGACTGCTATTAATATTTCAGGCGGAGCAAAAAGTGAATGGAAAAGAGGTCATGTTTTACTTACGCCTAATTCTTGCAGCGTATCAAATACTATTGACCTTGTTCTGACGACAGGTAAAGGATGGGCAGGGAAACTTAAGCAGCGATCACTCATTAAGTTCTATACGGGGACGGCTGAATTGATGGGAAAACTTATTTTATTTGATCGCAATGAACTAGAGCCTTCGACTGAACAAGTCTTTTGCCAAGTCCGTCTGGATGAATTGATTGTGACGAAACGGGGAGATCCATTTATCATTAGACGCCCTTCACCAGAAGAGACGATCGGCGGAGGTGAAGTCATCGATCCGAACGGCGAAAAGTATAAATTTGGTGTTGAAACGTCCAAAATGCTAAAAGAAAAATTCGAAGGGACTCCACAAGAGAGAATTTTACAAACACTTCAAAAAGAAGGATCCTTAAATAAACAAGAGTTAAAAAAATTAGCTGGTATAAGTGCAGAAATTGACAATGTATTAAACGAATCTGTCAAAAATCAAAGGATTATTTGCATAAATGGGTTTTACATGTCGTTCTTGACTTTTAATAGCTTAGAAGAAGAGTTGCGACTTAAATTAGAAGCCTATCATCGTGCTCATTCATTGCGACCGGGCGTACCTAAGGCTGAGATGGTTCAATCACTCAACCCTCACTTGCATCAGAAGGCAATTCAAGGTTTTATAGAAATGATGATCGATCAGGGAATGATAAAAATTAGTGATCAGTTCATGCATTTGCCAGATTTCACACCTTATTATCCTTCTAAATGGGAAAAACGGATGATACAAGTAACAGGTATACTTGAAGAGATGGGAATTGAACCAAAAGATCTATTATCGATCTATAGAAGTCAGCAGCTTCCAGAAGAACTTTATTCTGATTTTAAATATTTTTTATTAAAAAATGATAGAGCTCACATCCTTTATGATGATGTTTTAATTGGCAGTAAAGCTCTCGCTCGCACTGTTGCAATACTAAAAGAAAACACTGATCTGCAATTTACGGTTCAAGATGCAAAAAATGCTCTTCACTTATCAAGGAAGTTTTTAATACCTGTTTTGGAATGCATGGATTCCAAGGGGTATACTGTCAGAGATGAGGCATTAAGGAAATGGGTGTAG
- a CDS encoding DUF2621 domain-containing protein: MSGWFITFIVLWSIFLFTMFAIGGYFMFRKFLKRLPKEDGKSILDWQDYYINETIHLWNDDQKKLLNELVAPVPELFRDVAKGKIAGKIGELAVEEKASIITEDLIIRGYIVATPKRDHKWLIKTLKQKDIDLKPYQSLLA; this comes from the coding sequence TTGTCTGGATGGTTCATCACCTTTATCGTGTTATGGTCGATCTTTTTATTTACGATGTTTGCGATCGGCGGATACTTTATGTTTCGTAAATTTTTAAAACGCTTGCCAAAAGAGGATGGTAAATCCATCTTAGATTGGCAGGACTATTATATTAACGAGACCATACACCTTTGGAATGACGATCAAAAAAAATTGCTTAATGAATTAGTAGCCCCTGTTCCTGAACTTTTCCGGGATGTAGCAAAAGGAAAAATCGCAGGTAAAATCGGTGAATTAGCTGTAGAAGAAAAAGCGAGTATCATAACAGAAGATTTAATTATAAGAGGATATATTGTTGCAACTCCTAAGCGGGACCATAAATGGCTGATCAAAACTTTAAAACAAAAAGATATCGACCTTAAACCTTATCAATCATTGCTCGCATAA
- a CDS encoding cytochrome c biogenesis protein CcdC: MFLVASTFFAIVMGILIFKFRMRETREPVTFKKIILPPVFMSTGFFMFVMPFFRVPWAEAGEAFLVGMIFSILLIATSKFEIKNNQVFLIRSKAFIFILIGLFTIRLVLKWYIGTTVSYLETSSLFFIVAFGMIMPWRLAMLFQFKKKKNEIAL; encoded by the coding sequence GTGTTTTTAGTTGCGAGTACATTTTTTGCTATAGTAATGGGGATTTTAATTTTCAAATTTCGAATGAGAGAAACGAGGGAGCCTGTAACATTTAAAAAAATCATTTTGCCTCCTGTTTTTATGAGTACGGGTTTTTTCATGTTTGTAATGCCTTTTTTTCGTGTACCATGGGCAGAAGCGGGGGAGGCGTTCTTGGTTGGTATGATCTTCTCCATATTGCTTATTGCTACAAGTAAATTTGAAATTAAGAATAACCAGGTATTTTTAATACGTTCAAAAGCGTTCATCTTTATTTTAATCGGGTTGTTCACGATCCGATTAGTACTAAAATGGTACATCGGCACGACCGTTTCTTATTTAGAAACAAGTTCATTGTTTTTTATCGTAGCATTTGGAATGATCATGCCTTGGCGTTTAGCGATGCTGTTTCAGTTTAAGAAAAAGAAAAATGAGATTGCCTTATAA
- a CDS encoding Na(+)/H(+) antiporter subunit B, giving the protein MNSRSNDVILKTTTNTIVFVILAFSVNMLLSGHNAPGGGFIGGLMGAGAFLLLYISYGLKPVHRILPINFTYMIAAGLLIAILTGAGSFVLGVPFLSHTFGYFYLPLLGKTELATAMLFDLGVYFTVIGVTMTIILSIAEDKLEKAEEKGN; this is encoded by the coding sequence ATGAATTCACGCTCAAATGATGTAATCTTAAAAACTACAACTAACACAATCGTTTTTGTTATTTTGGCATTTTCCGTAAATATGCTGCTTTCCGGACACAATGCACCAGGGGGAGGATTTATAGGGGGATTAATGGGAGCGGGAGCCTTTCTGCTTCTATACATTTCTTACGGTTTAAAGCCTGTACATAGGATTTTACCAATTAATTTCACATATATGATTGCCGCAGGACTTCTCATAGCCATTTTAACTGGTGCGGGCTCATTCGTCCTAGGAGTGCCGTTCTTAAGCCACACATTTGGTTATTTTTATTTGCCGCTTCTGGGTAAAACAGAGCTTGCCACTGCAATGCTTTTTGATCTTGGCGTTTATTTTACGGTTATTGGCGTGACGATGACAATCATCTTATCGATTGCAGAAGATAAATTAGAAAAAGCTGAAGAGAAAGGGAACTGA
- a CDS encoding cytochrome c biogenesis protein CcdA, whose protein sequence is MTDINIWLAFAAGLLSFISPCCLPLYPAFLSYITGISVQELKEEQAMMRKRALLHTLFFILGFSIIFIVLGLSTSIIGDIFVRYQSLLRQIGAIVIVFFGLVVMGLIAPEFLMKDKKIRFQSRPAGYFGSVLIGIGFAAGWTPCMGPILAGVIALGVSNPAESLTYMIAYVLGFAVPFFILSFFLDKLKVIKRFNRQFMKIGGSLMIVMGVLLYFNWMTQFTSFLVNRVFGGFQGF, encoded by the coding sequence ATGACTGATATCAATATTTGGCTTGCGTTTGCTGCCGGGCTGCTGTCGTTTATTTCTCCATGCTGTTTGCCGCTGTATCCAGCGTTTTTATCGTATATTACGGGAATATCAGTTCAAGAATTAAAAGAAGAACAAGCCATGATGAGAAAAAGAGCTTTATTACATACATTATTTTTTATTTTAGGTTTTTCAATCATCTTTATTGTCCTTGGCTTATCTACCTCCATAATCGGTGATATCTTTGTTCGTTATCAATCTCTTCTAAGACAGATTGGTGCCATTGTTATCGTGTTTTTTGGACTTGTTGTGATGGGCTTAATCGCTCCTGAATTCTTAATGAAAGATAAAAAGATTCGTTTTCAGTCAAGACCAGCAGGTTATTTTGGTTCTGTTCTGATCGGTATTGGTTTTGCTGCAGGGTGGACTCCTTGCATGGGACCGATTCTTGCTGGAGTAATCGCTCTAGGAGTCTCGAATCCTGCTGAATCATTAACTTATATGATTGCTTATGTGCTTGGATTTGCAGTTCCGTTTTTTATTTTAAGCTTCTTTTTGGATAAACTAAAAGTAATTAAAAGATTTAATCGTCAATTCATGAAAATTGGCGGAAGTCTCATGATTGTAATGGGAGTACTGCTATATTTTAACTGGATGACACAATTTACTTCCTTTTTAGTGAACCGTGTATTCGGAGGGTTTCAAGGTTTTTAA
- a CDS encoding M15 family metallopeptidase: protein MKRFVKPSMLIGSILLLSACKPVDWVEKEWNAAFNDSEKKNQSEEKKNETEKKEDQAKKPDQSKTPSESNSGQEQNQKDLPWLEETVQASSDGKSIVQNPDDLLVVANKERNLPGDYEPKDLVIPNVPFPFKEDLPKKKMRKEAASALEELFKGAEDQGLELLAQSGYRSYETQVSIFTYNANQRGKEKANQVSAQPGQSEHQTGLSMDVTSPKVNYGLEEKFGETPEGKWLAENANQYGFIIRYLKGKEKVTGYSYEPWHLRYVGKEHAKEIYKRGITLEEYLDKK from the coding sequence TTGAAGAGATTTGTTAAACCATCAATGCTGATTGGTTCCATCCTATTACTCTCTGCTTGTAAACCCGTTGACTGGGTAGAGAAGGAATGGAATGCGGCATTTAACGATTCAGAGAAAAAGAATCAATCAGAAGAAAAAAAGAATGAAACAGAGAAAAAAGAAGATCAGGCCAAGAAACCTGATCAATCTAAAACGCCATCTGAAAGTAATAGCGGACAAGAACAGAATCAAAAGGATTTACCGTGGCTCGAAGAAACTGTCCAAGCATCTTCAGACGGGAAATCGATCGTTCAGAACCCTGATGACCTTTTAGTAGTAGCCAATAAAGAAAGAAATCTTCCAGGGGACTATGAACCTAAGGATCTTGTTATTCCAAATGTCCCTTTTCCTTTTAAAGAGGATTTACCTAAAAAGAAAATGCGAAAAGAAGCTGCTTCTGCTTTAGAAGAACTCTTTAAAGGAGCAGAGGATCAAGGGCTTGAATTACTTGCACAATCAGGTTACCGTTCATATGAAACACAAGTTTCTATATTTACGTACAACGCTAATCAGCGCGGAAAAGAAAAAGCGAACCAGGTAAGTGCACAGCCTGGGCAAAGTGAGCATCAGACAGGTCTTTCTATGGATGTCACTTCTCCGAAAGTTAACTATGGACTTGAAGAGAAGTTTGGTGAGACACCGGAAGGAAAATGGCTTGCTGAAAACGCAAATCAATATGGCTTTATTATCCGTTACCTCAAAGGAAAAGAAAAAGTAACAGGATACAGTTATGAGCCGTGGCATCTTCGTTATGTAGGCAAAGAACATGCAAAAGAAATTTATAAGCGTGGAATAACGCTGGAAGAGTACTTAGATAAAAAATAA
- a CDS encoding ABC transporter ATP-binding protein, whose protein sequence is MSTPNFEGQQELKQMKQWNVFKRLMSYTKLHQRKLALAFLLLLLATGAELTGPILVKTFIDDQLTPSSFDYQMLWLLAAGYVSLIVFSATVHYMQLVLFQSVALDIIHEIRIQIFSKVHTLGLKFFDRTPVGSLVSRITNDTEAVKDLYVSVLSTFVQNIVVLIGIFGFMFYLNVKLALFCLGIIPFITAIMWLYRKYSSKSFYEMREKLSQLNAKLNESLQGMAIVQVFNQQKRLRHEFANINKEHNEAQMRNIKYNGLLLRPAVDLIYMFALLMILSFFGIESFGSSVEIGVIYAFINYLDRFFEPVNMMMMRLSIFQQAIVSAGRVFTVMDEKEAAPVKNGEGYPVIQEGKIAFENVSFSYDGEQEVLKNISFTAYPGQTVALVGHTGSGKSSIINLLMRFYNIDKGEILIDDIPLKSFENKEIRNKVGLVLQDPFLFVGDIAQNIRLYNSSITDEDVKDAARFVQASSFIEKLPKQYRTELGERGSTFSSGQRQLISFARTMAFSPQILILDEATANIDTETEEEIQAALNKMRNGRTTIAIAHRLSTIQDADLILVLHKGEIVERGTHQELLMHRGLYHKMFILQHGKDSIEDVS, encoded by the coding sequence ATGAGCACTCCTAATTTTGAAGGGCAACAAGAATTAAAGCAAATGAAACAATGGAACGTATTTAAACGGTTAATGTCATATACTAAATTGCATCAACGGAAATTGGCATTAGCCTTTCTACTGTTATTGCTTGCAACTGGAGCAGAATTAACTGGGCCGATTTTAGTTAAAACTTTTATAGATGACCAGCTGACGCCCAGCAGCTTTGATTATCAAATGTTGTGGCTGCTTGCAGCTGGATATGTTAGTTTGATTGTATTTTCTGCGACGGTCCATTATATGCAATTGGTGCTGTTTCAATCGGTTGCACTTGATATTATTCATGAAATTAGAATACAGATTTTCTCGAAAGTACACACGTTAGGTCTAAAGTTTTTTGACCGCACTCCTGTTGGAAGTTTAGTGTCTCGTATAACTAATGATACAGAGGCAGTAAAAGATTTATATGTAAGTGTACTCTCAACTTTTGTTCAAAATATAGTTGTCTTGATCGGAATTTTCGGTTTTATGTTTTATTTAAACGTAAAATTAGCATTGTTTTGTTTAGGGATTATACCTTTTATTACAGCCATAATGTGGCTGTACCGTAAATATAGTTCAAAATCATTCTATGAGATGAGAGAAAAACTGAGCCAGCTGAATGCAAAGCTAAACGAATCTTTGCAAGGAATGGCGATTGTACAAGTATTTAATCAGCAAAAACGGCTGCGCCATGAGTTTGCAAATATCAATAAAGAACATAACGAAGCACAAATGAGAAATATAAAATATAATGGTTTACTTTTACGGCCAGCAGTAGACTTGATTTATATGTTTGCTTTGCTCATGATTCTTTCGTTTTTTGGAATAGAGTCATTTGGTTCAAGTGTGGAAATAGGGGTTATTTACGCGTTTATTAATTATTTGGATCGTTTTTTTGAACCCGTAAATATGATGATGATGAGACTATCAATCTTTCAGCAAGCCATTGTGTCAGCAGGCAGAGTCTTTACTGTGATGGATGAAAAGGAAGCGGCTCCAGTGAAGAATGGGGAGGGGTATCCCGTCATACAAGAAGGCAAGATTGCATTCGAAAATGTATCTTTTTCTTATGATGGCGAGCAAGAAGTTTTAAAAAACATTTCGTTTACTGCATACCCTGGCCAGACCGTTGCTCTAGTAGGGCATACAGGAAGCGGAAAAAGTTCAATCATTAATTTGCTGATGCGCTTTTACAATATTGATAAGGGAGAAATTTTAATAGATGATATACCTTTAAAATCATTTGAAAATAAGGAAATACGAAATAAGGTAGGACTTGTTCTTCAAGATCCATTTTTGTTTGTTGGAGATATCGCACAAAACATCAGACTATACAATTCTTCGATTACTGATGAGGATGTGAAAGATGCTGCACGCTTTGTTCAAGCATCATCTTTTATTGAGAAACTGCCAAAACAATATCGTACAGAATTAGGTGAAAGGGGTTCGACTTTTTCAAGCGGGCAGCGGCAATTGATTTCTTTTGCTAGAACGATGGCATTTTCGCCTCAAATCTTAATTTTAGATGAAGCTACTGCAAATATTGACACTGAAACAGAAGAAGAAATACAAGCCGCATTGAATAAAATGAGAAACGGCCGTACTACAATTGCCATTGCTCATCGACTCTCAACGATACAAGATGCAGATTTAATCTTAGTACTACATAAAGGCGAAATCGTTGAAAGAGGAACACATCAAGAGCTATTAATGCATAGAGGGCTATATCATAAAATGTTTATTTTACAGCACGGGAAAGATTCAATTGAAGATGTAAGCTAG
- a CDS encoding ABC transporter transmembrane domain-containing protein yields MRVFLQLMWYFKQEKWRYLGGIFMLALVSLGLLVPPKIVGSIVDHMKEGTLTEELLWYYGGVLIGIALGIYILRYIWRIFIFGAAVKLAMLLRNKLYTHFTKKSQEFYHKRRVGDLMAHSTNDLQAIQQTAGDGVLTLVDSLMMGGMTLVAMATTISWKLTLVSLIPLPVMAWATNKYGTMLHKRFHSAQEAFSVLNDKVQESISGTRVIKAFGQEKEDINSFTDLSKDAVKKNMAVAKIDSLFDPTISLIIGFSFLLAVSYGSRLVVNNELTIGELVSFTSYLGLLIWPMLAFGWLFNIVERGRASYDRVEALLAVKEEIVDQGKIEYSPKGDLVYQIDKFSYADHSPVLNNVHFSLKRGKTLGVVGKTGSGKTTLCRLLLREHNMKCRGILLDGNDICEYRLDKLRESIGYVPQDHFLFSATISENIAFANIDSPFSKIKEAAELASIHLDITQFKQGYETVVGERGVTLSGGQKQRLSIARAILKEPEILILDDSLSAVDAKTEEIILQNLKMKRQNKTTIITSHRLSSIAHCDLIIVLDHGSIIQSGTHQILLGEEGWYKETYERQALESLIAQGGVNA; encoded by the coding sequence GTGAGGGTGTTCTTACAATTAATGTGGTATTTCAAACAAGAAAAATGGCGGTATTTAGGCGGTATTTTCATGTTAGCCTTAGTATCCCTTGGGTTATTGGTACCTCCGAAAATCGTTGGTAGCATCGTCGATCATATGAAAGAGGGAACATTGACCGAAGAACTGCTCTGGTATTATGGAGGTGTTCTAATTGGGATCGCACTCGGAATTTATATTCTTCGATACATATGGAGAATTTTTATTTTTGGAGCAGCTGTTAAACTTGCAATGTTATTAAGGAACAAATTATACACACATTTCACGAAAAAATCTCAAGAGTTTTATCATAAACGACGTGTTGGGGATCTGATGGCACATTCTACAAACGATCTTCAGGCTATTCAACAAACAGCTGGTGATGGGGTGCTGACTTTAGTCGATTCGTTGATGATGGGCGGTATGACCCTTGTAGCAATGGCTACAACGATCAGCTGGAAATTAACACTTGTTAGTTTAATCCCGCTGCCTGTGATGGCTTGGGCTACAAATAAATATGGGACGATGCTGCACAAAAGATTCCATAGTGCACAAGAAGCCTTCTCTGTGTTAAATGATAAAGTACAAGAAAGCATTTCAGGGACCCGTGTTATAAAAGCATTCGGGCAAGAAAAAGAGGATATAAATAGTTTTACTGATCTTTCGAAAGACGCAGTAAAGAAAAATATGGCTGTAGCGAAAATCGATTCTTTATTTGATCCTACCATTTCCTTAATAATCGGATTTTCATTCTTGCTTGCAGTGAGCTATGGTTCTAGATTAGTAGTGAATAATGAATTGACGATTGGCGAACTTGTGTCTTTTACTAGCTATCTTGGACTGTTAATATGGCCGATGCTTGCTTTCGGATGGCTTTTTAACATCGTTGAAAGAGGAAGAGCGTCATATGATCGTGTGGAAGCGTTGCTTGCAGTCAAAGAAGAGATCGTTGATCAAGGTAAAATCGAGTATAGTCCTAAAGGAGACCTCGTGTATCAAATAGATAAATTTAGTTATGCTGATCACTCTCCTGTACTTAATAATGTTCATTTCTCGTTAAAGAGAGGTAAGACACTTGGTGTTGTTGGTAAGACAGGGAGCGGAAAAACGACACTTTGCCGGCTCCTTTTACGTGAACATAACATGAAATGCAGGGGAATTCTTTTAGACGGTAACGATATTTGCGAATATCGGCTTGATAAATTGAGAGAATCGATTGGATATGTTCCACAGGATCACTTCCTTTTTTCAGCGACAATTTCAGAAAACATCGCTTTTGCTAATATAGACTCTCCTTTTTCGAAAATTAAAGAAGCGGCAGAACTTGCTTCCATACATCTTGATATTACCCAATTTAAACAAGGGTATGAAACCGTAGTTGGAGAGCGGGGAGTAACGTTGTCAGGTGGGCAAAAACAAAGATTATCAATTGCAAGAGCCATTCTTAAAGAGCCTGAAATTTTGATATTGGATGATTCGTTATCAGCTGTGGACGCAAAAACAGAAGAAATCATCCTTCAAAATTTAAAAATGAAACGCCAAAACAAAACGACCATCATTACATCACACCGGCTTTCATCGATTGCGCATTGTGATCTGATTATCGTTTTGGATCACGGTTCAATAATCCAAAGTGGCACCCATCAAATATTACTGGGTGAAGAAGGCTGGTATAAAGAAACATATGAGCGCCAAGCATTAGAATCGCTGATTGCACAAGGAGGTGTTAACGCATGA
- the mnmH gene encoding tRNA 2-selenouridine(34) synthase MnmH, translating to MGDKITTITIDELMEESYLLFDVRSPKEFEEYHIPGAKSLSIFSNEERAEIGTLYKQSGKEYAIERGLEITAPKLTGFFQKIKCEMQKNPGKQVVIYCARGGMRSKSISQTMNLMGIKSLQLIGGIRSYRKSIEQFFKKLEQRKKKIIVIEGHTGAMKTKLLENLQQEGYPVINLEKMAGHKGSIFGGIGEEAASQKMFESRLYERLKKIQQSSCLIIESESKRIGRVIVPQFLLEGKFSGTRIHVQVPFSMRVNYICEVYNPSLHEEQIEEAINKLTKRISPLIMSDIQAAVSNGDYEKVVSHLLESYYDPKYDYAKEKYESSCVDVIADTFEELYQKVKNEIDLINN from the coding sequence GTGGGCGATAAGATTACTACAATTACAATTGATGAGTTGATGGAAGAATCCTATCTTCTATTCGATGTCAGATCTCCAAAAGAATTTGAAGAATATCATATTCCAGGTGCGAAAAGTTTAAGTATCTTCTCAAATGAAGAAAGAGCCGAAATTGGAACGCTTTATAAACAATCCGGTAAAGAATACGCAATAGAACGCGGCTTGGAAATTACAGCTCCAAAATTAACTGGATTTTTTCAAAAAATTAAGTGTGAAATGCAAAAGAATCCTGGTAAACAAGTTGTTATATATTGTGCCCGTGGAGGGATGCGCAGTAAAAGTATCTCACAAACAATGAATTTAATGGGTATTAAGTCTCTTCAGCTGATTGGAGGGATTCGTTCTTATCGTAAATCAATTGAACAATTTTTTAAAAAATTGGAACAGAGGAAAAAGAAGATTATCGTTATCGAAGGCCATACTGGAGCGATGAAAACAAAACTTCTCGAAAATTTACAGCAAGAAGGTTATCCTGTCATTAACTTGGAAAAAATGGCAGGTCACAAAGGATCAATATTCGGAGGAATTGGCGAAGAAGCGGCATCACAAAAAATGTTTGAATCCAGACTTTATGAGCGTTTAAAAAAGATTCAACAGTCATCATGCCTTATTATTGAGTCAGAAAGTAAAAGGATTGGCAGAGTAATAGTCCCGCAATTTTTACTGGAAGGTAAATTTTCTGGAACAAGAATACATGTTCAAGTACCTTTTTCAATGAGAGTAAACTATATTTGTGAAGTATACAATCCTTCTTTACATGAAGAGCAGATCGAAGAAGCTATTAATAAGCTCACGAAACGTATTTCGCCATTGATTATGTCAGATATCCAAGCTGCAGTATCCAATGGTGATTATGAAAAAGTAGTATCTCATTTATTGGAATCATACTATGATCCTAAATATGATTATGCAAAAGAAAAGTATGAAAGTTCTTGTGTGGATGTAATTGCAGACACCTTTGAAGAATTATATCAGAAGGTGAAAAATGAAATAGATTTAATAAACAATTAG
- a CDS encoding YneF family protein — translation MGTGMIILVCALSLIAGVAIGFFIARKYMMSYLQKNPPINENMLRVMMMQMGQKPSQKKINQMMQAMNKQMK, via the coding sequence ATGGGTACTGGTATGATAATCCTTGTGTGTGCACTTTCACTGATTGCAGGAGTTGCGATCGGATTTTTTATTGCCCGCAAGTATATGATGAGTTATTTACAAAAAAATCCGCCGATTAATGAAAATATGCTTCGTGTAATGATGATGCAGATGGGGCAAAAGCCTTCTCAGAAGAAAATTAATCAAATGATGCAGGCGATGAACAAACAAATGAAGTAA
- the sirA gene encoding sporulation inhibitor of replication protein SirA: MREFYIYLITKEVAHAYYGKENKLFQLFLEEQKAAGCSKEILEKQISYVTSLLSLSQLEEHFWEQLNEKYEWRYEGHSYRIDCNNSTARLEMNKRNLHLFSFGDLEAETVIFEALRRFEPYFLGMDYQQKKFGWLSPFKLNKVYAT, from the coding sequence ATGAGGGAATTCTATATTTATTTAATTACAAAAGAAGTTGCTCATGCCTACTATGGAAAAGAAAATAAATTATTTCAATTATTTTTGGAGGAGCAGAAAGCTGCGGGATGTTCCAAAGAAATTTTAGAAAAGCAAATCAGCTATGTGACTTCACTGTTGTCTTTATCTCAGTTAGAAGAGCACTTTTGGGAACAACTAAACGAAAAATATGAATGGCGATATGAAGGTCATTCATACAGAATAGATTGTAATAACAGTACTGCAAGACTAGAAATGAATAAAAGAAATTTGCATTTATTTAGTTTTGGAGATTTGGAAGCAGAAACTGTAATTTTTGAAGCGCTAAGAAGATTTGAACCCTATTTTTTAGGTATGGATTATCAACAAAAAAAATTTGGGTGGCTTTCACCGTTTAAATTGAATAAGGTATATGCTACATAA